In the genome of Deltaproteobacteria bacterium, one region contains:
- a CDS encoding GAF domain-containing protein, which produces MKRGEKYIVQVAPELDVRVAQGWIKNLNVLLKSTMIYSLNLKMSSALNVMMDLVMDIVPYDRALFYLLDDDEKQYHPSLVRGFEETFPPQLSLGNIVLDWTVENHQPVRIDNPDTKTLEELAYYTGCRSAVSIPISHDNRVKGVLQIFKTEANSFSDENVRMLWILALQMEGMFHRLFKAQYPSGLEKDPFTDLPRRAVFEQELEKELIRSRRNSNPFSVLLVDIDGFKELKVAVMSLEGDIMVREVSSLIGKVIRRIDIMARYSESCIGLILPDADAQKANVFANRIKTMVSANKMKGIAGHASLGLTVSVGVSTFPGSVTQLELLQGAEEAARRARTQGGNAVEKHLGTLARAQGDPVAIQIQELLSSMGRFFNLDALLEQLVYFYSRAARAGRVSILVLNDNGAALRFIQGTGFHGFEEDIRAMSLPLKNSISGSVVRTKRPLLIQDIERTIPKRPRGRLNYTSPSFMSVPLIHGDDVVGVMNLSNPVNGEAFEKEDLDHILPMAQGVAELIAEGKRFTKAQEGFFSHTADVLLGVAEEKSPYLSGHSDRVAQFSLGLAKKMGYSAGDAEVLARSAKFHDLGRIAIDEALLSKAGDLEEDEREQVKAHPIWSYRILESIPGMDVDLASVKAHHERYDGKGYPDGLLGEEIPMGARIMAVADCYDALTSDRPYRPAMKREDALKIMDNNNWSQFDGRVVKAFKAMDIEH; this is translated from the coding sequence TTGAAACGTGGAGAAAAATACATCGTCCAGGTCGCTCCCGAATTAGATGTCCGGGTTGCGCAGGGGTGGATAAAGAATCTCAATGTCCTGCTCAAGTCCACCATGATCTACAGCCTGAATCTCAAGATGTCCTCCGCCCTGAACGTCATGATGGATCTGGTGATGGACATTGTCCCTTACGACCGGGCTCTCTTCTACCTGCTTGACGATGATGAAAAACAGTACCACCCATCCCTGGTGAGGGGATTCGAGGAGACCTTTCCCCCTCAACTCAGCCTTGGCAACATCGTCCTGGACTGGACCGTAGAGAACCACCAGCCAGTCCGGATCGACAACCCTGACACCAAAACCCTGGAAGAACTTGCCTATTACACCGGCTGCCGATCGGCGGTCTCAATCCCCATTTCCCACGACAATAGGGTAAAGGGGGTCCTCCAGATATTCAAGACGGAAGCCAACAGCTTCAGTGACGAGAATGTAAGAATGCTGTGGATCCTGGCCCTCCAGATGGAAGGGATGTTCCACCGCCTGTTCAAGGCCCAGTATCCATCGGGTCTGGAGAAGGACCCGTTCACCGATCTGCCGAGGCGCGCCGTTTTCGAGCAGGAGTTGGAAAAGGAACTCATTCGGTCCCGACGAAACAGCAACCCGTTCAGTGTTCTGCTGGTTGATATCGATGGTTTCAAGGAACTGAAGGTGGCTGTCATGTCCCTGGAAGGGGACATAATGGTCAGGGAAGTGTCGTCCCTCATCGGTAAGGTAATCCGGCGCATCGACATCATGGCCCGTTATTCCGAATCCTGCATTGGATTGATCCTCCCGGATGCCGATGCACAGAAGGCAAACGTTTTTGCCAACCGGATCAAAACCATGGTTTCCGCCAACAAGATGAAGGGGATTGCCGGCCATGCCTCCCTGGGGCTCACCGTCAGTGTGGGCGTGTCCACCTTCCCGGGGTCTGTTACCCAGTTGGAACTGCTTCAGGGCGCCGAAGAAGCTGCCCGGCGCGCCCGTACCCAGGGCGGAAATGCGGTGGAAAAACACCTGGGCACCCTGGCAAGGGCGCAGGGAGATCCCGTCGCCATCCAGATCCAGGAACTGCTGTCCTCCATGGGAAGATTCTTCAACCTGGATGCCCTGCTGGAGCAACTGGTCTATTTCTATTCCCGTGCCGCCCGAGCCGGCAGGGTATCCATCCTCGTTCTCAATGACAACGGGGCGGCCCTCCGTTTTATCCAGGGAACCGGGTTTCATGGGTTTGAAGAGGATATACGCGCCATGTCCCTGCCCCTGAAGAACAGCATCAGCGGCAGTGTGGTGCGGACAAAACGCCCACTCCTTATTCAGGATATCGAGCGAACAATCCCCAAAAGGCCGCGGGGGAGGCTCAACTATACATCTCCTTCCTTTATGAGTGTCCCCCTGATCCACGGCGATGATGTCGTGGGGGTTATGAACCTGAGCAACCCGGTAAATGGAGAGGCGTTTGAAAAGGAGGACCTTGACCATATTCTGCCCATGGCCCAGGGCGTGGCGGAACTCATAGCCGAAGGCAAGCGCTTCACCAAAGCCCAGGAGGGCTTCTTCAGCCATACGGCGGATGTACTCCTGGGGGTTGCCGAGGAGAAGAGCCCATACCTGTCGGGGCACAGTGACAGAGTGGCGCAGTTCTCCCTTGGTCTTGCCAAAAAGATGGGATACTCAGCGGGCGACGCCGAGGTTCTGGCCAGGTCGGCCAAGTTCCACGACCTCGGCCGCATAGCTATTGACGAGGCGTTGCTAAGCAAGGCGGGGGACCTGGAGGAGGACGAGAGGGAGCAGGTAAAGGCCCACCCCATCTGGAGTTATCGGATACTGGAGTCCATCCCGGGGATGGATGTGGACCTGGCGTCGGTAAAGGCCCACCACGAGAGGTACGACGGAAAAGGGTATCCGGATGGCCTGCTGGGCGAGGAGATCCCCATGGGCGCCCGAATCATGGCGGTGGCAGACTGCTACGACGCCTTGACGAGCGACCGTCCATACCGCCCCGCCATGAAACGCGAAGATGCGCTGAAAATCATGGACAACAACAACTGGTCACAGTTCGATGGCCGCGTGGTCAAAGCGTTCAAGGCCATGGACATTGAGCATTAA